Proteins encoded together in one Proteobacteria bacterium CG1_02_64_396 window:
- a CDS encoding prolipoprotein diacylglyceryl transferase, whose product MLLHWKFDPILISFGPVAIHWYGLLFVGAFLLGQTMLMRFFKAEGVPPEYVERLLLYALVGTIVGARLVHCLFYDPDYYLSHPLAILRIWEGGLASHGGTVGLILGLWWGSRPMRGEVPFLWLLDRVAVATAFSVVLIRIANFLNSEILGIPTSGRWGVVFEAVDGLPRHPVQLYEATAYLLIGVILLTVYRRLGKHTPHGLLFGWFMTLLFSARIGLEFFKVHQAAYAGGMTFSVGQYLSLPFVALGVFMIVWSKKRPPLSDEAGGGKA is encoded by the coding sequence ATGCTGCTGCACTGGAAGTTCGATCCCATCCTCATCTCCTTCGGTCCGGTCGCCATCCACTGGTACGGGCTGCTCTTTGTCGGGGCGTTTTTGCTCGGGCAGACCATGCTGATGCGGTTTTTCAAAGCCGAGGGGGTGCCGCCGGAGTATGTGGAGCGGCTGCTGCTGTATGCCCTGGTCGGCACCATCGTCGGCGCCCGTTTGGTCCATTGCCTGTTCTACGACCCCGACTACTACCTGAGCCACCCGCTGGCGATCCTGCGCATTTGGGAGGGGGGGCTGGCCAGCCATGGGGGGACGGTCGGGCTGATTTTGGGACTGTGGTGGGGCAGCCGCCCCATGCGGGGTGAGGTCCCCTTCCTCTGGCTGCTCGACCGGGTCGCGGTCGCCACCGCCTTCAGCGTCGTCTTGATCCGCATCGCCAACTTCCTCAACTCCGAAATCCTCGGCATTCCCACCTCGGGCCGTTGGGGGGTGGTGTTCGAGGCGGTCGATGGGCTGCCCCGCCATCCGGTGCAGCTTTACGAAGCGACCGCCTATCTGCTGATCGGGGTGATTCTGCTGACCGTCTACCGCCGCCTGGGCAAACACACCCCCCACGGACTGCTCTTCGGTTGGTTCATGACCCTGCTGTTCTCGGCCCGCATCGGCCTTGAGTTTTTCAAGGTGCATCAGGCCGCCTACGCGGGCGGCATGACCTTCAGCGTCGGGCAATACCTGAGTTTGCCCTTTGTTGCGTTGGGGGTGTTCATGATTGTTTGGTCTAAAAAGCGCCCCCCCCTGAGCGACGAGGCGGGGGGCGGAAAGGCCTGA
- a CDS encoding cupin, which produces MKPILNIADVVLEPRPPFLAPTGETAQRFDAQIGMIGPKVGAQKLGYNITAVPPGKRAFPLHNHHVNEEMFFVLQGCGEVRMGEQTYPIRQGDIVACPPGGPETAHQILNTGVEELRYLAVSTKLSPEIAEYPDSGKFGILANLGTDPEGKPRMFYHLGREGQSLGYWEGE; this is translated from the coding sequence ATGAAACCGATCCTCAACATCGCCGATGTTGTCCTCGAACCCCGTCCCCCTTTCCTTGCCCCCACCGGCGAGACGGCGCAGCGCTTCGACGCCCAAATCGGGATGATCGGCCCCAAGGTGGGGGCTCAAAAGCTCGGCTACAACATCACCGCTGTCCCCCCCGGTAAACGGGCTTTTCCCTTGCACAACCACCACGTCAACGAAGAGATGTTCTTCGTGTTGCAGGGGTGCGGCGAGGTGCGCATGGGTGAGCAAACCTACCCCATCCGCCAAGGCGACATCGTCGCCTGCCCCCCCGGAGGCCCCGAAACCGCCCATCAAATTCTCAACACCGGCGTGGAGGAGCTGCGCTATCTGGCGGTGAGCACCAAGTTGTCGCCCGAAATTGCCGAATACCCCGATTCGGGCAAGTTCGGGATTCTGGCCAACCTGGGCACCGACCCCGAGGGCAAACCGAGGATGTTCTATCACCTGGGTCGGGAGGGTCAGTCGTTGGGGTATTGGGAGGGGGAGTAA
- a CDS encoding DNA-binding transcriptional regulator, which translates to MRRADRLFQIVLLLGRGRAVTAHELAQALEVSERTIYRDIADLSLTGVPVSGEAGVGYMMRGGYQIPPLMFDAEELAALALGGRMVQGWGDADMGKAAQRALLKIEAVIPEARRDQLTRQAMLVPDFHVPTNMVAPLSTLRRAIEASRKVRFDYTRADGSPSTRTVWPAGLFFWGGSWTLGGWCELRGQLRTFRLDRMGTLETLTERFDSRGGELLEDYIRAASG; encoded by the coding sequence ATGCGCCGCGCCGATCGCCTTTTTCAGATTGTCCTTCTGCTCGGTCGTGGCCGGGCGGTGACCGCCCATGAGCTGGCCCAGGCGTTGGAGGTCTCCGAGCGCACCATCTACCGTGACATCGCCGACCTGTCGCTGACCGGGGTGCCGGTTTCGGGGGAGGCGGGGGTGGGGTACATGATGCGCGGTGGGTATCAGATTCCGCCGTTGATGTTCGACGCCGAGGAGCTGGCCGCCCTGGCGCTCGGGGGGCGGATGGTGCAGGGGTGGGGCGATGCCGACATGGGCAAGGCGGCGCAGCGGGCGCTGCTCAAGATCGAGGCGGTGATCCCCGAAGCCCGTAGGGATCAGCTCACCAGGCAAGCGATGTTGGTCCCCGATTTTCATGTTCCGACCAACATGGTCGCCCCTTTGAGCACCCTGCGCCGCGCCATCGAGGCCAGTCGCAAGGTCCGCTTCGACTACACCCGCGCCGACGGAAGCCCCTCCACCCGCACCGTCTGGCCCGCCGGGCTCTTCTTTTGGGGCGGCTCCTGGACCTTGGGGGGGTGGTGCGAGCTGCGCGGACAGCTGCGCACCTTTCGCCTGGACCGGATGGGTACCCTCGAAACCCTCACCGAACGCTTCGACAGTCGGGGGGGGGAGCTGCTGGAGGATTACATTCGGGCCGCTTCGGGGTAG